TGTTGGTTATTCTGTTGCATTCAGTTACACCTCCAGGTCATTTGTGTGCGATTTAGCACTCCTTTAATATGGATTAATGGGGGATAAAAATACATCAGATCTTAGAGAATATATCCTTAAAGCAAAAAGCCCAACTCTAATAAGTTAGGCTTACGGTTATCCGACTTAGTTAGGCAAAGTAAGCATCCCTTCTATTGTAACAACAGCTGCCCCACCCACTTTGATAACAGGTTCCTTGTCTCCTGGGGAAATCGAAACCTCGAGTGTCCCCGGTCTGCCCACGGTATGACCTTGAGCAATTTTTAACGTATGCGCTTGATGTCTGTTAAGGAATCCCTCCAAAACTAAATATCCCGCTAGGGCTCCATTAGCCGAACCTGTGACAGGATCCTCCGCAATTCCCACTGCTGGAGCAAAGTCACGAGTGTAAAGGTCATAACCCTCTTCTTTCGTATCAAAAGTGAATAAATGCGTCGTGACGATATTCTTTTCACGGTTCATGGCTTCGAGCTCGCTTAACTTAGGGGAAGCTTGATCTATTGCTTCTTGATTTTTAATGGGGACAAGTAAATGCCAATTTCCTGTATGGGCACATTTTATCGGATAACGCGAATCGATATCCTCTACCGAAACACCAACCCATTCCGCAATCAAGTGGATATCAAAGAAGTCCTCACGGATCTTCGGAGGAACTTGCGTCATGACAACGCCTTTTAACCTCCCCTCCTCCTTGTTCCACTCCACAGGTACTAGCCCAATATATGTTTCTAATACGACCCTATCTGCTCGCTCACCCCACTCATACTCAGTCGCAAGCAACCAAGATAGACCTACAGTGGCATGTCCACAAAAATCAATTTCATTTGTAGGTGTAAAGTAACGTATTCGAAAGTCAGCCTTAGAGTCCTGAGTAGGAAGAATAAACGCTGTCTCTGACAGATTCAGCTCCCTCGCGATTTTCTGCATCTCTTCCATGGATAATTCCTTAGCATCTGGTACGATGCCGGCAGCATTCCCACCGAATGGCTCACTGGTAAAAGCATCTACATGATAAACTTTGATTTTTCGCATCCTTTCTCCTCCTCATTACACACCTATTTTCATTGGTATCCCCGCGATAATTTCCCCTTCCGAATTCGTTCTTTTCACCACATCGTAGGGCTTAAACCCCATTCTTGAATAGAACATGAGCCCTCTCGTATTCGGATTATGACAAACCAAGTGTACCTCTTTGACATGGAATTCATCCTTTGCGATGCTCATCATCTCACGAATCAAAAATTCAGCGGCTCCCTTTCCCCTATAATCTGGGGAAACAATAACCGAGCCTAACCAACACAAGCTCCCCTCTTCTACATTGTAAAGATTGGCATACCCGCAGACCTGTCCTGCTTCATCCATTATTACTGTTTGTCCGCATCTTTCCTTCGTTAGGTCCATGAGTTGCTCAACTGAAAGTGGATAATTTGCCCTCGGTGACATAAAGAAAGTTTCTTCTTCATTACGGGGAAAAGTACAAATCAAATTGAAATCCTCTAAACTAACCGGGCGACTTTGAAACATCATATCCCTCCTAATCCTTCGGCCTAAGTCTATAGATCTTATCGTCAGCCTCTTCAGGTTTGCCCCGACCGTCTCGGTTATTTGTCATGATATAAATGGACTGGTCTGGACCTTCATAGACATTACGAATCCGCCCCCACTCTTGAAGAAGAGATTCGATCTCCTCTACCTCGAGGCCATCAGATCCAAGAGATAATTTTAAGACCTGATTCCCGCGCAAATTCGCTACTAGAAGCTGACCTCTCCACGGTCCTTCCGTTATGAACGTCATGCCAGAGGGGGCCCAAGTTTCTGTTCCGCTATGAATGAATGGAGATTTTAACTCCGGCTGCTGGCTAAGCGTTTCATCCCCTTCAATAATTGGCCAACCATAATTTCCACCTGGTTCAATTTTGTTAATCTCATCATGGGCCGACTGCCCATGCTCTGAAGCATAGAGTTGCATTGTATCTGGATGCCAAGCTAATCCTTGCGCGTTACGATGTCCTAAACTGTATACCGGTGAACCCGGAAAAGGATTATCTTCTGGAATGGATCCATCTAATCCAATCCGCAAAATTTTCCCGCCAAGACTCTGTTTCTCCTGGGCCAACTCTGGTTCATAGCGATCACCGGAAGTGATATACAGATAGCCATCTGGACCCATTTTTATCCGGCCGCCATTATGATTTTGTGCCCCCGGCAGACCATCAATTATAACCCGATCAATAGATGCCTTGTTATTGTTCTCTTTCAGACGGAGCACACGATTTTGAATTTCACCATTGACTTCATAAGTATGATACACATAAATATAGCCATTCTCCTCAAATTGAGGATCCAGCACCAAGCCTAATAGACCACCTTCTCCACCACTTCGAAAAGGTTCATCCATTCGGATCACAGGTTCTTTATGTAACACTCCGTCGACAATTACCCGCACCAAACCAGGACGTTCAGTGAAAAAGATCCGACCATCGGCTGCCACATCCATTTCCCATGGAACATCCAGTCGTTCCGCTACTGTCTCTACCACGTAGGGAAATAATTCAGGCTTGGGATCATCTTCTGTTATGTTCTCTGAACAAGCTGTCACGATGAATAGAATCATTGCCATGAAGAACAAACGAACTAACTTCATCAAATCCTCCTTACACCCTTTTTCGAAAAGCACGTCTCTCCGCGTAGATTAAACATTTTTGGCAAACATAGATCTCATTTCTCCGATCATCATAATACTTCGCCGGAGATGCTCCCAACCCCTTGCATATCGCGCATTTCTTCCTCCACAGACTAGTCAACCATGAAAACAAGCTCATCCCCTCCTAAAATTCTCTTTCTATCCATGATACGTAAGCGGAGATATTCCGGCTATTTTTGATTTGTGAGCTTTTCTGTGCTAGATAACAGGAAAACTTCCGCCTACTCCCCTCATGACAAGCCAAAATAGTCATTTTACACAAGATAACGGAAAAAGCTCCTGTTATTTCTGCCCTTTTTATATACTTTAAATAAGTAACGGAAAAACCTCCGGCTATCTCAAAATATCTGATCATAATCCCTCACTTGGTTGATTTTACCACACTCTGAAAAAAAACCACCCTCTAATCGAGGGTGGTAAACATCTCCTATTTCTTTTCGTAGACGACTTCTCCTCCAAGCACCGTTTTAAGCACTTGAATATCTTTTATTTCAGTTTCTGGGCACTTCATAATGTCACGGTCGATGACGATAAAATCAGCCAATTTTCCAACTTCTAAACTACCTTTTAAATTTTCTTCAAAATGGCCTTCGGCAGCCCAAATCGTGAAAGCGCGCAAAGCTTCTTCTCTCGTCATTTTTTCTTCTGGATACCAACCACCCTCAGGTGTACCCTCACGGTCCATTCTTGTGATAGCGGCATAAATACCGTGGAATGGATTGACTAGCTCAACTGGAGCGTCAGATCCACCAACAATGTGAGAGCCCGCATCAATGGTCTTTCTCCAAGCATAGGCATACTTAATTCGTTCAGGTCCTACTCGATCCTCAGCCATATTTTTATCTGAGGTTGCATGGACAGGCTGCATGGATGGCATAATGCCAAGCTCTGCGATTTTCTGAATTTCTTCAGCATTCGCAACTTGGAAATGCTCTATCTTCCAGCGATGATCAGGCAGTGGATCCTCCTTGAGTACTCTTTCATAAACGTTAATGGACTGTTGAATAGCTCCATCTCCTATCGCGTGTGTAGCCACTTGGAAACCATACTTACGTGCTTCTTTAACTAATCGATATAATTCTTCATCTGTAAATCGATAATTGCCTTTATGCCCCGGGCGATCATGATAGTCTTCTATTAACGCGGCACTACGAGAACCAAGGGATCCATCCCCAACCAGCTTCACGGAACGAATGGTTAATCGATCCCCATACAATCCAATCTCCGGTCCTTTGCCATAGGCGAAAGCTAAACTCTCCCCAGTGGCACCGCCTTGACCATTAGCTACCATAACATTCAACCTAACTTTCAGTTGATCTTTTTCATAAAGCGCTTTCATACTTTCGATGTGGTTCAAATGAGTTCCCGCATCTGTCGCACTTGTGATCCCTTCACGAAATAGTTCTTCTTGGGCTTTCTTCATCCCTTCTTGTACACGATCTGCAGTAAAAGGAGGGATCTTAGATACCACCGGGTCTTCCGCTGTATCAATGAGCATCCCTGTTGCTTCACCATTGCTGTCTCGGATAATTTCCCCACCCTGTGGGTTAGGTGTGTCCTTTGTAATTCCTCCAATTTCAAGTGCCATAGAATTGACCCAAACAGAGTGACCATCTACACGAGTAAGCACAACAGGATTATTTGGCGCTACGGCGTCTAAATCCTCTTTTGTTGGGAATTTTCGATCTGGCCATAACTCATGATTCCAACCTCGACCAATAATCCATTCTCCTGGTTCCCGCTTTTCCGCATCCTCTTTAACTAACCTTAAAATCTCTTCCTTTGGCTTATTAAATCCATCTATTCTCAGCGTATTCATGGCCATGCCAGGAAAATGAAGATGACCATCATTCAACCCTGGAATCACGGTCTTTCCCTGTAAATCAACGACCTTCGTCTTTGGACCTATGTACTTTTTCACCAGTCCTTTGTTGCCAACATAAACAAGTTTATCGTCTTTAACAGCGAGCGCATCTGCCTTGGAAAATTTACCATCTACCGTGTAAATATTTCCGTTTGTATAGACTGTATCCGCAATCTCTTGATCCTTTGCCGCTAAAGCTCCACCCGAAAACATCGAAAAAGCTAAAACCATGGATAACAACCACTTACCTGCTTTTTTCAATTGATTCTTCCCTCCTCCATGAATGAGTTAACGTTTTCAACAAAGTTCTTACTTTGCACTCCTTCCCTTATTTTTTAGTAGGAACTACCACAAGTTCATAATTGGTAGACTATGTTTATCTTATATTGAAATATTTACCAAAGTCAATATAATAATAATAATATTTAAAATATTATATATATTATGATAAAATAACTATTTTTACTAGAATCTAGTACATAGGAACCATGACTTAGGATATCTATTGGGATATAGATTTTGGCAAGATGTGCGTTTTTATCAACTAATGATCCATGAATCAACTTAAACGGTTGGGCAAATAGCCCAACCGTTTTTTGACATACTAAACCTATGCGAGAGAAAAAGCTGCTTACAGAACAAGAATGGGTCTATCAGTATGTTCAGAACTCTAATCATCCTCTTCCTGTGGTGATGGGAACAAAGGGAACTTGGGGAAAAGACGGCAATCCCTGGATTATTCTCATAGCCGGAAGCTATGAGGATCTGATGGTGATGTGTGACATCCACGAAACTCCTCACTCTCATATCAGAAGGATGACGATTCACGATTTAGTCTACTATGCAGCTAGCATCACAGACCCTGCCACAGTAAAGCAAATTATGCATACATGGGCAGATCCTGAAAACGAGGAGGGAACTTCATGAAAAGACTGGGATTATTAGTCCTATCTTTATCTTTCTTAACCGCAGCCTGTGGAACTTACGAAGACCCGATCTCACCTAGTCGTTATCACATCGAAAATGTGGACCGCAATGCAGGTGACACATTAGATTCACAATTTCCCATTGATCCTTCAATTCAATATGATGACGAGTCCATAAACCCTGATATGGAACAAAAATTATCTCCTGGTAAAAAGATGGAGTAGTCCGATATCAAAACTCGGGCAAATGATCTAAATTATTTTCTTCAATCCCATCTAGTTCACTACGCAAGATATCACGTCCGTATTTATGAAAGACATCGACGTGAGCCAGTTTTCCAGCCTTTGCTTCTGCTAGAGCAGAAACATAATCTAAAACGCGACCCGTGTTGGTTTTAAAAGCAATGAGGTTACCGTCTTCATTTTTTTGCACCGCCACAATCTCCTCTTGACCTGCTTGAACGGGCGCTTGGCCTTCTTGAACTGCTTGCTGCTTCCCGTGCAGCAGGTATTCTTGATATATTTGTTGTAAATTTTGTTTCTGCTGAACCATTTCTTCAACCCCCCTCAAACATTTGTTCTTATATTAGAATACCCTTTGGTTCATACATTATCCTTTATATCATAGTAGAAAAAAAACACCCTCACGAGTGAGGGTGCAAGAGGAGTTGGATGGAGGGAGAAAATTTCCAATAATCCCGATAAGCCTACTATACCTGTCTCCGTCAGGCTTTTACACGAGTTTGGAAGAAAATCTCACCCAATTTTATTAGGAGAAATAGTTTCCCCTTATTTCTCCGCTTTCAAGGTAAACTAGCAACAAGAAACCCCTCGGCATTTCCCTCTGACATACACACTTCCAATAATCGCTTTAGCCGATTTTTTTAATTCGATAATCTGTTCGGAAAGATCCTCGAGTTTATAATGTTGCAAGTTGTCACAATCTAAAACACTTAACGAGATCGATACGCCTTTTGTCTCAACCTTGTTCCCCTGACGATCGACCGTCTCGATTTTCCCCATGCTGTGAAGTTGCTCATTAATAGAAGGAGAGTAGAATTCGTGAATGCCTTGATCAAATCTTTCGATGATTTCTTTACAAAGAGATTCAGCAGTTCTTTGGCTTGTAATCGCCATAAAATCATCCCCTCCAATATGACCGATGAACAGGTTGGGGTCATCCTTTTGGAGGCTGACCATGATGCCAGCCAGACGTTCAATGACCTGATCCCCTTTCTTGAACCCAAAAATATCATTGTACCATTTAAACGAATCCAAATCGGCATAGATAAGCGAGATCTCCTCCTGCTGCTCCCTTCTTCTGCGAATCTCATCTTCGATTAAGTGAATCCCGGGTAAATGAGTTAAAGAGTTGGTGTTCTTAGCCCACTCAATTTGATTTTTGGTCATTCGATCAAGAAGAGCCTGAATGGTTACAACCCCAAGGATGTGACCCTCTCTCATCACAATAATCGCATCATATAATTGATCGGCACTCCTAGACATTGCTAGCTTGGAAACAAATTCAATAGACATCGTGCTCTCTACGATGAGAGGTGTACCATCCATAATTTCAAAGACTTTTTTGTTGAGATAAAGGGAAACGCCATATCGTGTTCCAAGTCTTTGGTATAATTTCCCTTTTGATATAAGACCCACAGGTTGACGATCTTGTACGACTATGACATAGGACTCTCTCTCTGTTAGCTGAAAATAATCAGCCACTTCAGAAACATAATGCTCATGATTTACTTGCTTGGATTGAACGATAATGTCTCTTGGGATACCCTCACGTATGAAGCGTTCCCTGCTATCCACTGTTAGTCTGTTGATCTGTGGGTGCAAGGCAGGCACAGGAGAAGATAAAGATTGTGGATGGCCTAGAGCGAAACCCTGACCCATGTCGACTCCCAATGTGATGACTTTTCTCAACTCTTCTTCGTTTTCCACACCCATTGCAATGACTTGGCCGTTCATTCGTCGTACCACACTTAAAAGAAGTTTAAGCTGCTCTTCTTTCATCCAATCTAACTGAACCTCTTTTATTAGATTCTTATGGATTTTGATATACTCTGGTTGTAAAAGTTCAATTCGCTTCCAATCCAGTAAGTTATATTGGACCTGATCCAGGGCAATTGCCATACCTTGTCGTTTAAGAAGTTGTATGGAGGTTTGTATTATCTGTAGATCTTGTTCAGAAGCTCGGTCGAATTTGATCTCAATTACCAACCTCCTGGGATCAACATCTACTTCCTTCATTTTATTGACCAGGTAGATCGGGAGAGCGTTTGGATCCTTCAGAATCCGTTCGTCCACATTAACAAACAACTTCGATAAACATCCAGACTCTTTATACTTCACGAGTGCATCGTGTATGGCTCGTTTGTGTAAATCTGCCAACTTCCCCGTTTTAACAGCGTAAGCTAATACCTTTTCATTCGAAGTTTCTTCTGACGATCCTTCAAGGGTCGCCTCATAACCAACCAACGAAGCTGACTTGAGAGAATAGATAGGCTGATATTGTGGTCGAAGATCCCCACCAGAAAGCAAATGGAACAAACGCCCCTTAATTTCTTTACATTCATTATCCCGTTTATGGTAAGCCTCTAAGTAGGCCCGATTCAAGGAACCATAAAGTGGCTGAACCGCATTCACACTCTCTACTCCGTCAAGCCAACTTACCCCATAATGAATTTCTAAAAACCTATTGGTTTCTTCACTTAGCACACAACAATGACGGATTTCATCATCTAGCTGTATTGCATAAGACTCTAGCTTATCTTTTTTCTCGGAGGCCCACTGAGGGGGAATGGCGATGAAAAGGAATACCCCTTCACTGATCATTACATAATCG
The genomic region above belongs to Ammoniphilus sp. CFH 90114 and contains:
- a CDS encoding GGDEF domain-containing protein → MVQIKGLNVMKQSLRWNQLGLRLFRLLQKQPVGILYFDVIGYRMESQVWVREHHSEVLSLLGSILPTWKGNHAEGVIDYVMISEGVFLFIAIPPQWASEKKDKLESYAIQLDDEIRHCCVLSEETNRFLEIHYGVSWLDGVESVNAVQPLYGSLNRAYLEAYHKRDNECKEIKGRLFHLLSGGDLRPQYQPIYSLKSASLVGYEATLEGSSEETSNEKVLAYAVKTGKLADLHKRAIHDALVKYKESGCLSKLFVNVDERILKDPNALPIYLVNKMKEVDVDPRRLVIEIKFDRASEQDLQIIQTSIQLLKRQGMAIALDQVQYNLLDWKRIELLQPEYIKIHKNLIKEVQLDWMKEEQLKLLLSVVRRMNGQVIAMGVENEEELRKVITLGVDMGQGFALGHPQSLSSPVPALHPQINRLTVDSRERFIREGIPRDIIVQSKQVNHEHYVSEVADYFQLTERESYVIVVQDRQPVGLISKGKLYQRLGTRYGVSLYLNKKVFEIMDGTPLIVESTMSIEFVSKLAMSRSADQLYDAIIVMREGHILGVVTIQALLDRMTKNQIEWAKNTNSLTHLPGIHLIEDEIRRRREQQEEISLIYADLDSFKWYNDIFGFKKGDQVIERLAGIMVSLQKDDPNLFIGHIGGDDFMAITSQRTAESLCKEIIERFDQGIHEFYSPSINEQLHSMGKIETVDRQGNKVETKGVSISLSVLDCDNLQHYKLEDLSEQIIELKKSAKAIIGSVYVRGKCRGVSCC
- a CDS encoding DUF3892 domain-containing protein, which gives rise to MVQQKQNLQQIYQEYLLHGKQQAVQEGQAPVQAGQEEIVAVQKNEDGNLIAFKTNTGRVLDYVSALAEAKAGKLAHVDVFHKYGRDILRSELDGIEENNLDHLPEF
- a CDS encoding PhzF family phenazine biosynthesis protein, whose product is MRKIKVYHVDAFTSEPFGGNAAGIVPDAKELSMEEMQKIARELNLSETAFILPTQDSKADFRIRYFTPTNEIDFCGHATVGLSWLLATEYEWGERADRVVLETYIGLVPVEWNKEEGRLKGVVMTQVPPKIREDFFDIHLIAEWVGVSVEDIDSRYPIKCAHTGNWHLLVPIKNQEAIDQASPKLSELEAMNREKNIVTTHLFTFDTKEEGYDLYTRDFAPAVGIAEDPVTGSANGALAGYLVLEGFLNRHQAHTLKIAQGHTVGRPGTLEVSISPGDKEPVIKVGGAAVVTIEGMLTLPN
- a CDS encoding N-acetyltransferase, with product MMFQSRPVSLEDFNLICTFPRNEEETFFMSPRANYPLSVEQLMDLTKERCGQTVIMDEAGQVCGYANLYNVEEGSLCWLGSVIVSPDYRGKGAAEFLIREMMSIAKDEFHVKEVHLVCHNPNTRGLMFYSRMGFKPYDVVKRTNSEGEIIAGIPMKIGV
- a CDS encoding amidohydrolase, whose amino-acid sequence is MKKAGKWLLSMVLAFSMFSGGALAAKDQEIADTVYTNGNIYTVDGKFSKADALAVKDDKLVYVGNKGLVKKYIGPKTKVVDLQGKTVIPGLNDGHLHFPGMAMNTLRIDGFNKPKEEILRLVKEDAEKREPGEWIIGRGWNHELWPDRKFPTKEDLDAVAPNNPVVLTRVDGHSVWVNSMALEIGGITKDTPNPQGGEIIRDSNGEATGMLIDTAEDPVVSKIPPFTADRVQEGMKKAQEELFREGITSATDAGTHLNHIESMKALYEKDQLKVRLNVMVANGQGGATGESLAFAYGKGPEIGLYGDRLTIRSVKLVGDGSLGSRSAALIEDYHDRPGHKGNYRFTDEELYRLVKEARKYGFQVATHAIGDGAIQQSINVYERVLKEDPLPDHRWKIEHFQVANAEEIQKIAELGIMPSMQPVHATSDKNMAEDRVGPERIKYAYAWRKTIDAGSHIVGGSDAPVELVNPFHGIYAAITRMDREGTPEGGWYPEEKMTREEALRAFTIWAAEGHFEENLKGSLEVGKLADFIVIDRDIMKCPETEIKDIQVLKTVLGGEVVYEKK
- a CDS encoding sorbosone dehydrogenase family protein gives rise to the protein MKLVRLFFMAMILFIVTACSENITEDDPKPELFPYVVETVAERLDVPWEMDVAADGRIFFTERPGLVRVIVDGVLHKEPVIRMDEPFRSGGEGGLLGLVLDPQFEENGYIYVYHTYEVNGEIQNRVLRLKENNNKASIDRVIIDGLPGAQNHNGGRIKMGPDGYLYITSGDRYEPELAQEKQSLGGKILRIGLDGSIPEDNPFPGSPVYSLGHRNAQGLAWHPDTMQLYASEHGQSAHDEINKIEPGGNYGWPIIEGDETLSQQPELKSPFIHSGTETWAPSGMTFITEGPWRGQLLVANLRGNQVLKLSLGSDGLEVEEIESLLQEWGRIRNVYEGPDQSIYIMTNNRDGRGKPEEADDKIYRLRPKD